A window from Plodia interpunctella isolate USDA-ARS_2022_Savannah chromosome 2, ilPloInte3.2, whole genome shotgun sequence encodes these proteins:
- the LOC128676642 gene encoding uncharacterized protein LOC128676642, protein MAQGKLKVKSKLPTGTKTKKGKGKPVTKRNNAPVKSKNIAVERNKMKAKVTKMVNAQAEQQLRALATSSGELSAAQQHVAKAPKAPAPAK, encoded by the coding sequence atggccCAAGGCAAGCTGAAAGTGAAAAGCAAACTGCCAACtggaacaaaaacaaagaagGGCAAAGGGAAACCTGTAACAAAACGTAACAACGCGCCtgtaaaaagcaaaaatatcgCGGTTGAGCGCAACAAGATGAAGGCTAAAGTGACGAAGATGGTGAATGCACAGGCTGAGCAGCAGCTCCGGGCTCTAGCTACCAGCTCAGGAGAACTGTCGGCAGCCCAGCAACACGTAGCTAAAGCACCAAAAGCACCCGCGCCTGCGAAGTGA
- the LOC128679986 gene encoding uncharacterized protein LOC128679986 has translation MALLYRATRLKDRADTHVFTFVVTRSATREPDRDVTSKDFCCAHQRWAVAFSRSDASLGVFLVWRGACDGMRIYVDFTFTLLSRDHFTANESFSGKQVRFIAGNAAHGRGRCVSLAELTSKFADARGEFQLELSMSKVRTLYSCELRAPRLDTPPIAFAGFDWSVSASGGNNKDPLTLRLLRLSGEGQKCRVRYALALGEGERRLHSGPLEYVCDADGRTPPWTPRPPSRLPSKGVRLTVELVWARALAELAVPAAGRAATCYDRDKQAWSIRCDMHSESVRLHMLYRDVHHVPRNHLRYVSWSAWLVRANPAPGEPDAEELPGAPFEHYYAQESADEGLMMETSLRVEDVSRPGCPFLHPGGELRVRLEWGDTYLLFQATYHVYDDLCRLQGHQMRREIAALQAENYSLERQLFSYQKSLAYAQTQVGEPTATDAGRRSPAERSLSTDTEYA, from the exons ATGGCGCTGCTGTACCGCGCCACGCGGCTCAAAGACCGCGCCGACACCCACGTGTTCACGTTTGTGGTGACGCGCTCTGCCACGCGCGAGCCCGACCGTGACGTCACCTCCAAAGACTTCTGCTGCGCGCATCAGCGATGGGCGGTAGCCTTCAGCCGCTCCGATGCCTCACTAG GTGTATTCCTAGTATGGCGTGGCGCTTGCGACGGTATGCGTATATACGTCGACTTTACCTTCACACTACTGAGTAGGGATCACTTCACCGCCAATGAAAGCTTCTCGGGCAAGCAGGTGCGGTTCATCGCGGGCAACGCGGCACATGGCCGCGGCCGTTGCGTCTCACTCGCCGAGCTCACCTCCAAGTTCGCAGACGCTCGTGGCGAGTTCCAACTCGAGCTTAGCATGTCCAAAGTGCGCACTCTATACTCGTGCGAGCTGCGGGCCCCGCGACTCGACACGCCGCCCATAGCCTTCGCCGGCTTCGACTGGTCGGTGTCAGCCTCTGGCGGCAACAACAAGGACCCACTTACACTTCGACTACTCCGTCTATCGGGCGAAGGCCAGAAGTGCCGAGTGCGCTATGCCCTCGCTCTTGGAGAGGGAGAAAGACGGCTGCACTCCGGCCCTCTTGAATATGTGTGCGACGCTGATGGCCGCACCCCTCCCTGGACCCCTCGGCCGCCTTCTCGTCTTCCGAGTAAAGGAGTGCGTCTGACAGTAGAACTGGTGTGGGCGAGAGCGCTGGCCGAGCTGGCTGTCCCAGCGGCCGGCCGCGCCGCCACGTGCTACGACCGGGACAAGCAAGCCTGGTCAATCCGCTGTGACATGCACTCTGAATCTGTACGACTTCATATGCTTTATAGAGATGTGCATCATGTGCCGCGCAATCACCTACGTTATGTAAGCTGGTCTGCTTGGCTAGTGCGCGCGAACCCAGCTCCTGGAGAGCCAGATGCCGAAGAATTGCCAGGTGCCCCCTTCGAGCATTACTACGCACAGGAGAGCGCGGATGAGGGGCTCATGATGGAGACTTCACTTCGAGTGGAAGATGTTTCGCGGCCGGGATGTCCTTTTCTTCATCCCGGCGGTGAGCTTCGGGTTCGCCTGGAATGGGGCGACACCTACTTACTCTTCCAAGCTACTTATCATGTCTATGACGATCTCTGTCGTCTACAAGGACATCAAATGAG ACGTGAAATAGCCGCTTTGCAGGCTGAAAACTATTCCCTGGAGAGGCAACTGTTCAGCTATCAGAAGAGCCTGGCGTACGCCCAGACGCAGGTGGGCGAGCCGACCGCAACCGATGCCGGCCGAAGGTCCCCCGCCGAGCGTTCGCTATCAACCGATACGGAGTACGCGTGA